The DNA region CAAAGGTAATCCTCCCAAGCTTGTAAACGTAGCGGTGTTTTTTGACCCAGACGTCCTCCTCAAACCCAAGCCTCTTGAGAATATCTCTCATTTTGTCGAAGTCTTCAACTTTGACCTCAATCTCATCGAACTCCTCATTTCGTTCGTCTTTGATTTCTTTATATCCAAGAATAACTTCCCCCAAATTGGTTATTTTCCTAATGCGGAGAAGATGTTTTGGAGGAAGAGAGAAATAGATATCCTCTTGAAATTCCTCCCGAATTAAATCAGCATTTAACCCTTCGATTTTTTCTTTAATTGTTTCAAAATCAACTCTAAATTTTATCTCCACTTCCATATCAAATCTCCGCTAAAAATCCTATTAAATCCGCTCCCTTCTTGAACTCTCTAACTGGGAGAACGATGACTTCTTTCAATGTAGGTATTGTTTTTATGTTGTCTTCAATGAAGCGTTCAAGCTTTTCTTGTGTTTCTTCCCCAACCAGTGCAATTATATAATCCTCTTTACTCTTTGCCACCGCTAAAACATTTGGTAGCATTGATAATGTCTTTGTTATATACTCGAGATAACGCTCTAAGAAGTCTTCAATTACAGGTTTCTCAACTCTCAGCACTAGAAAAGCAGTATGTTTCGGCTTTATCTCGTCTCCAAGAATTATGCTATACTTCTCGATAATTCCCTTTTCTTGGAGCTTTTTGATCCTAAAGTGGATAGTTGACTCGGGCTTGCCCAATTTGGAGCTTATTTCGGAGATTGTTAGCCTCGCATCGCTTTTTAGGAGCTTTATTATTGCTCTGTCTAAATCATCAAGTTTTAACATACCTTACACCTCACATGCCCCATCTTTTGTATAAATTATTATAAACTCCCAAACAGTCTAGTATCTTTCCTATTATAAATTTTATCATATCGTTCAAATTTTTAGGTTTATGGTAAAATGCTGGA from Palaeococcus pacificus DY20341 includes:
- the cyaB gene encoding class IV adenylate cyclase, whose translation is MEVEIKFRVDFETIKEKIEGLNADLIREEFQEDIYFSLPPKHLLRIRKITNLGEVILGYKEIKDERNEEFDEIEVKVEDFDKMRDILKRLGFEEDVWVKKHRYVYKLGRITFELNRVEELGDFLDIEVISDDIKKAKEIIWETAKALGLSESDVEPRLYQELLEEKKKIT
- a CDS encoding Lrp/AsnC family transcriptional regulator, coding for MLKLDDLDRAIIKLLKSDARLTISEISSKLGKPESTIHFRIKKLQEKGIIEKYSIILGDEIKPKHTAFLVLRVEKPVIEDFLERYLEYITKTLSMLPNVLAVAKSKEDYIIALVGEETQEKLERFIEDNIKTIPTLKEVIVLPVREFKKGADLIGFLAEI